In Coregonus clupeaformis isolate EN_2021a chromosome 7, ASM2061545v1, whole genome shotgun sequence, one genomic interval encodes:
- the zgc:56231 gene encoding kinesin-like protein KIF20A isoform X2: MASSGHMATIIDLTHDDTVLDAMESTCNDLHACNPHRDVLSELSSIASMQSEVLDTAERQQKHQQLRVYLRVRPFSKDEISNNEDQGCVVLENASTVMLHAPKGSATMKSSEKGIGQATHQFSFSQIFGPETKQADLFDGTIKSQVNDYLEGKNALVFSYGVTNAGKTHTIQGSQKDPGILPQALDVIFRRIKGRQYENMDLKPYLSSDAQYLGPDQVKQERNTKAAVFALLKEENEPPRVSGVSSYSSSTGSLSFSVSYDNTDNTVEFVDASSGERDRSLFAMWVSFYEIYNESVYDLLQASPTFKTKRRTALRVCEDSAGNSYVRDLKWINVHNLEEACKILRVGNKNRSAASTKMNHSSSRSHSIFTIKLLRIDGTVVQSMSELSLCDLAGSERCGKTKTFGERLKEAGNINNSLLILGKCIAALRSNQSDGMKNGYIPFRESKLTRLFQSIFCGKGRASMIVNINQCASTYDETLHVMKFSAIAKQVVQLIPTKSLESLTPRLVGRDGKPLLKNGVIDDQALEHYLSEEELLDEDEADMSILPQEDLLNVIENLRTKLLAERRKNLVQEIDIRKEMGDAMLQQLMESEELRNRQVAELKESYQEKLENTFEMYKDALKDHAYQRALERVEDDYVPLDEFIAEQEKVEALEQKLSEMERKLSGSTVGSFMVPTKDNSSQTESISPPPPVAMEEGSTVSAGDVITAVSKDAERCKLLLKEKSAVEKLCEQKQALIVSLEKRITVLNDALREAGDCFFEKTAEIETLHKKLADQRHISVSQAQDLESIGKGNLEKDKELAALKEELAKLSQKSPVQSKPKRGFMANIRQSVTSPRTSTIARTLRKSVRTTPLLKKPFH; the protein is encoded by the exons AGTGAGGTGTTGGACACTGCAGAGCGGCAGCAGAAACACCAGCAGTTGAGGGTCTACCTAAGGGTGAGGCCCTTTTCCAAGGATGAGATCTCCAACAATGAGGACCAG GGTTGTGTGGTTCTTGAGAATGCCAGCACGGTAATGTTACATGCGCCCAAAGGCTCTGCTACCATGAAAAGCAGTGAGAAGGGCATTGGCCAGGCGACGCATCAATTCTCATTCTCTCAG ATCTTTGGGCCTGAGACGAAGCAGGCAGATCTCTTCGACGGCACCATCAAAAGCCAAGTAAACGATTATCTGGAGGGGAAGAATGCTCTGGTCTTCAGCTATGGTGTGACCAATGCAGGCAAGACCCACACAATTCAAG GATCCCAGAAAGACCCTGGTATTCTCCCCCAGGCGTTGGATGTCATCTTCAGACGCATCAAAGGGAGACAGTATGAGAACATGGATCTGAAGCCGTACCTCAGTAGCGACGCTCAGTACCTAGGGCCTGACCAGGTCAAACAGGAAAGAAACACCAAAGCAGCTGTATTTGCTCTACTCAAAGAG GAAAATGAACCCCCACGAGTCAGTGGAGTTTCATCCTACTCGTCCTCTACGGGAAGCCTCTCCTTCTCAGTCTCCTATGATAACACTGATAACACAG TTGAGTTTGTGGATgcgtcgtctggtgagcgggacCGGAGCCTGTTCGCCATGTGGGTGTCGTTCTACGAGATCTACAACGAGAGTGTGTATGACCTGCTGCAGGCGTCGCCTACCTTCAAGACAAAGAGACGCACAGCCCTCCGTGTGTGTGAGGACAGTGCGGGCAACTCGTATGTCAGAG ATCTAAAGTGGATCAATGTTCACAACTTAGAGGAGGCATGCAAAATTCTCAGAGTTGGAAATAAAAACCGAAGTGCTGCTTCCACTAAGATGAACCATTCATCAAGCAGAAG ccacagCATATTTACCATCAAATTACTGAGAATTGATGGAACTGTGGTTCAGAGTATGTCAGA ACTCTCTCTGTGTGACCTGGCTGGCTCGGAAAGATGCGGCAAAACTAAGACATTTGGGGAGAGGCTGAAGGAAGCAGGGAACATCAACAACTCTCTGCTCATCCTGGGGAAATGCATCGCTGCCCTGCGCAGCAACCAGAGTGATGG GATGAAGAACGGCTATATTCCCTTCAGGGAGAGCAAACTGACCCGTCTCTTCCAGTCCATCTTCTGTGGGAAGGGCCGAGCCTCCATGATTGTGAACATCAATCAGTGTGCATCCACATATGACGAAACTCTCCACGTCATGAAGTTCTCTGCCATCGCCAAGCAG GTGGTCCAACTGATCCCAACAAAGTCTCTAGAGTCTCTAACCCCGCGGCTGGTGGGGCGCGATGGGAAGCCTCTGCTGAAGAACGGGGTCATCGACGACCAGGCTCTAGAGCACTACCTGTCTGAAGAAGAGCTGCTGGATGAAGATGAAGCAGACATGTCCATTTTACCCCAGGAG GATCTCCTGAATGTGATCGAGAATCTCAGGACCAAGCTCCTGGCTGAGCGACGGAAGAACTTGGTCCAGGAGATTGACATCCGCAAGGAGATGGGAGACGCTATGCTGCAGCAACTCATGGAGAGCGAGGAACTCAGGAA TCGTCAGGTGGCTGAGCTGAAGGAGAGCTACCAGGAGAAGCTGGAGAACACATTTGAGATGTACAAGGATGCCCTAAAGGACCATGCCTACCAGCGGGCGCTGGAGCGCGTAGAGGATGATTACGTACCCCTTGATGAGTTCATCGCTGAGCAGGAGAAAGTAGAG GCACTAGAACAGAAGCTGTCTGAGATGGAACGGAAGCTGTCAGGTTCCACAGTGGGTTCATTTATGGTTCCAACCAAAGATAACTCGAGCCAGACAGAGAGCAtctcaccaccaccacctgtGGCTATGGAGGAAGGGTCAACGG TCTCAGCAGGTGATGTCATCACAGCTGTTTCCAAAGATGCAGAGAGATGCAAACTCCTTTTGAAAGAAAAAAGTGCAGTGGAGAAACTCTGTGAGCAGAAACAAGCG CTGATTGTGTCTTTGGAAAAAAGGATAACAGTTCTGAATGATGCACTACGTGAGGCCGGAGACTGCTTCTTTGAAAAAACGGCAGAAATAGAGACTTTACATAAGAAGCTAGCTGACCAG CGTCATATCTCTGTTTCTCAGGCACAGGATCTGGAGAGTATAGGTAAGGGCAATCTGGAGAAGGACAAAGAACTGGCGGCGTTAAAAGAAGAGCTGGCCAAGCTATCCCAGAAGTCCCCTGTCCAGTCCAAGCCCAAGCGTGGTTTCATGGCCAACATTAGGCAATCTGTGACGTCGCCACGAACAAGCACCATTGCCAGGACACTGAGGAAATCTGTCAGGACCACACCCTTGCTGAAAAAGCCCTTCCACTAA
- the zgc:56231 gene encoding kinesin-like protein KIF20A isoform X3 produces the protein MASSGHMATIIDLTHDDTVLDAMESTCNDLHACNPHRDVLSELSSIASMQSEVLDTAERQQKHQQLRVYLRVRPFSKDEISNNEDQGCVVLENASTVMLHAPKGSATMKSSEKGIGQATHQFSFSQIFGPETKQADLFDGTIKSQVNDYLEGKNALVFSYGVTNAGKTHTIQGSQKDPGILPQALDVIFRRIKGRQYENMDLKPYLSSDAQYLGPDQVKQERNTKAAVFALLKEENEPPRVSGVSSYSSSTGSLSFSVSYDNTDNTVEFVDASSGERDRSLFAMWVSFYEIYNESVYDLLQASPTFKTKRRTALRVCEDSAGNSYVRDLKWINVHNLEEACKILRVGNKNRSAASTKMNHSSSRSHSIFTIKLLRIDGTVVQSMSELSLCDLAGSERCGKTKTFGERLKEAGNINNSLLILGKCIAALRSNQSDGMKNGYIPFRESKLTRLFQSIFCGKGRASMIVNINQCASTYDETLHVMKFSAIAKQVVQLIPTKSLESLTPRLVGRDGKPLLKNGVIDDQALEHYLSEEELLDEDEADMSILPQEDLLNVIENLRTKLLAERRKNLVQEIDIRKEMGDAMLQQLMESEELRNRQVAELKESYQEKLENTFEMYKDALKDHAYQRALERVEDDYVPLDEFIAEQEKVEALEQKLSEMERKLSGSTVGSFMVPTKDNSSQTESISPPPPVAMEEGSTEVSAGDVITAVSKDAERCKLLLKEKSAVEKLCEQKQALIVSLEKRITVLNDALREAGDCFFEKTAEIETLHKKLADQAQDLESIGKGNLEKDKELAALKEELAKLSQKSPVQSKPKRGFMANIRQSVTSPRTSTIARTLRKSVRTTPLLKKPFH, from the exons AGTGAGGTGTTGGACACTGCAGAGCGGCAGCAGAAACACCAGCAGTTGAGGGTCTACCTAAGGGTGAGGCCCTTTTCCAAGGATGAGATCTCCAACAATGAGGACCAG GGTTGTGTGGTTCTTGAGAATGCCAGCACGGTAATGTTACATGCGCCCAAAGGCTCTGCTACCATGAAAAGCAGTGAGAAGGGCATTGGCCAGGCGACGCATCAATTCTCATTCTCTCAG ATCTTTGGGCCTGAGACGAAGCAGGCAGATCTCTTCGACGGCACCATCAAAAGCCAAGTAAACGATTATCTGGAGGGGAAGAATGCTCTGGTCTTCAGCTATGGTGTGACCAATGCAGGCAAGACCCACACAATTCAAG GATCCCAGAAAGACCCTGGTATTCTCCCCCAGGCGTTGGATGTCATCTTCAGACGCATCAAAGGGAGACAGTATGAGAACATGGATCTGAAGCCGTACCTCAGTAGCGACGCTCAGTACCTAGGGCCTGACCAGGTCAAACAGGAAAGAAACACCAAAGCAGCTGTATTTGCTCTACTCAAAGAG GAAAATGAACCCCCACGAGTCAGTGGAGTTTCATCCTACTCGTCCTCTACGGGAAGCCTCTCCTTCTCAGTCTCCTATGATAACACTGATAACACAG TTGAGTTTGTGGATgcgtcgtctggtgagcgggacCGGAGCCTGTTCGCCATGTGGGTGTCGTTCTACGAGATCTACAACGAGAGTGTGTATGACCTGCTGCAGGCGTCGCCTACCTTCAAGACAAAGAGACGCACAGCCCTCCGTGTGTGTGAGGACAGTGCGGGCAACTCGTATGTCAGAG ATCTAAAGTGGATCAATGTTCACAACTTAGAGGAGGCATGCAAAATTCTCAGAGTTGGAAATAAAAACCGAAGTGCTGCTTCCACTAAGATGAACCATTCATCAAGCAGAAG ccacagCATATTTACCATCAAATTACTGAGAATTGATGGAACTGTGGTTCAGAGTATGTCAGA ACTCTCTCTGTGTGACCTGGCTGGCTCGGAAAGATGCGGCAAAACTAAGACATTTGGGGAGAGGCTGAAGGAAGCAGGGAACATCAACAACTCTCTGCTCATCCTGGGGAAATGCATCGCTGCCCTGCGCAGCAACCAGAGTGATGG GATGAAGAACGGCTATATTCCCTTCAGGGAGAGCAAACTGACCCGTCTCTTCCAGTCCATCTTCTGTGGGAAGGGCCGAGCCTCCATGATTGTGAACATCAATCAGTGTGCATCCACATATGACGAAACTCTCCACGTCATGAAGTTCTCTGCCATCGCCAAGCAG GTGGTCCAACTGATCCCAACAAAGTCTCTAGAGTCTCTAACCCCGCGGCTGGTGGGGCGCGATGGGAAGCCTCTGCTGAAGAACGGGGTCATCGACGACCAGGCTCTAGAGCACTACCTGTCTGAAGAAGAGCTGCTGGATGAAGATGAAGCAGACATGTCCATTTTACCCCAGGAG GATCTCCTGAATGTGATCGAGAATCTCAGGACCAAGCTCCTGGCTGAGCGACGGAAGAACTTGGTCCAGGAGATTGACATCCGCAAGGAGATGGGAGACGCTATGCTGCAGCAACTCATGGAGAGCGAGGAACTCAGGAA TCGTCAGGTGGCTGAGCTGAAGGAGAGCTACCAGGAGAAGCTGGAGAACACATTTGAGATGTACAAGGATGCCCTAAAGGACCATGCCTACCAGCGGGCGCTGGAGCGCGTAGAGGATGATTACGTACCCCTTGATGAGTTCATCGCTGAGCAGGAGAAAGTAGAG GCACTAGAACAGAAGCTGTCTGAGATGGAACGGAAGCTGTCAGGTTCCACAGTGGGTTCATTTATGGTTCCAACCAAAGATAACTCGAGCCAGACAGAGAGCAtctcaccaccaccacctgtGGCTATGGAGGAAGGGTCAACGG AAGTCTCAGCAGGTGATGTCATCACAGCTGTTTCCAAAGATGCAGAGAGATGCAAACTCCTTTTGAAAGAAAAAAGTGCAGTGGAGAAACTCTGTGAGCAGAAACAAGCG CTGATTGTGTCTTTGGAAAAAAGGATAACAGTTCTGAATGATGCACTACGTGAGGCCGGAGACTGCTTCTTTGAAAAAACGGCAGAAATAGAGACTTTACATAAGAAGCTAGCTGACCAG GCACAGGATCTGGAGAGTATAGGTAAGGGCAATCTGGAGAAGGACAAAGAACTGGCGGCGTTAAAAGAAGAGCTGGCCAAGCTATCCCAGAAGTCCCCTGTCCAGTCCAAGCCCAAGCGTGGTTTCATGGCCAACATTAGGCAATCTGTGACGTCGCCACGAACAAGCACCATTGCCAGGACACTGAGGAAATCTGTCAGGACCACACCCTTGCTGAAAAAGCCCTTCCACTAA
- the zgc:56231 gene encoding kinesin-like protein KIF20A isoform X1, with protein sequence MASSGHMATIIDLTHDDTVLDAMESTCNDLHACNPHRDVLSELSSIASMQSEVLDTAERQQKHQQLRVYLRVRPFSKDEISNNEDQGCVVLENASTVMLHAPKGSATMKSSEKGIGQATHQFSFSQIFGPETKQADLFDGTIKSQVNDYLEGKNALVFSYGVTNAGKTHTIQGSQKDPGILPQALDVIFRRIKGRQYENMDLKPYLSSDAQYLGPDQVKQERNTKAAVFALLKEENEPPRVSGVSSYSSSTGSLSFSVSYDNTDNTVEFVDASSGERDRSLFAMWVSFYEIYNESVYDLLQASPTFKTKRRTALRVCEDSAGNSYVRDLKWINVHNLEEACKILRVGNKNRSAASTKMNHSSSRSHSIFTIKLLRIDGTVVQSMSELSLCDLAGSERCGKTKTFGERLKEAGNINNSLLILGKCIAALRSNQSDGMKNGYIPFRESKLTRLFQSIFCGKGRASMIVNINQCASTYDETLHVMKFSAIAKQVVQLIPTKSLESLTPRLVGRDGKPLLKNGVIDDQALEHYLSEEELLDEDEADMSILPQEDLLNVIENLRTKLLAERRKNLVQEIDIRKEMGDAMLQQLMESEELRNRQVAELKESYQEKLENTFEMYKDALKDHAYQRALERVEDDYVPLDEFIAEQEKVEALEQKLSEMERKLSGSTVGSFMVPTKDNSSQTESISPPPPVAMEEGSTEVSAGDVITAVSKDAERCKLLLKEKSAVEKLCEQKQALIVSLEKRITVLNDALREAGDCFFEKTAEIETLHKKLADQRHISVSQAQDLESIGKGNLEKDKELAALKEELAKLSQKSPVQSKPKRGFMANIRQSVTSPRTSTIARTLRKSVRTTPLLKKPFH encoded by the exons AGTGAGGTGTTGGACACTGCAGAGCGGCAGCAGAAACACCAGCAGTTGAGGGTCTACCTAAGGGTGAGGCCCTTTTCCAAGGATGAGATCTCCAACAATGAGGACCAG GGTTGTGTGGTTCTTGAGAATGCCAGCACGGTAATGTTACATGCGCCCAAAGGCTCTGCTACCATGAAAAGCAGTGAGAAGGGCATTGGCCAGGCGACGCATCAATTCTCATTCTCTCAG ATCTTTGGGCCTGAGACGAAGCAGGCAGATCTCTTCGACGGCACCATCAAAAGCCAAGTAAACGATTATCTGGAGGGGAAGAATGCTCTGGTCTTCAGCTATGGTGTGACCAATGCAGGCAAGACCCACACAATTCAAG GATCCCAGAAAGACCCTGGTATTCTCCCCCAGGCGTTGGATGTCATCTTCAGACGCATCAAAGGGAGACAGTATGAGAACATGGATCTGAAGCCGTACCTCAGTAGCGACGCTCAGTACCTAGGGCCTGACCAGGTCAAACAGGAAAGAAACACCAAAGCAGCTGTATTTGCTCTACTCAAAGAG GAAAATGAACCCCCACGAGTCAGTGGAGTTTCATCCTACTCGTCCTCTACGGGAAGCCTCTCCTTCTCAGTCTCCTATGATAACACTGATAACACAG TTGAGTTTGTGGATgcgtcgtctggtgagcgggacCGGAGCCTGTTCGCCATGTGGGTGTCGTTCTACGAGATCTACAACGAGAGTGTGTATGACCTGCTGCAGGCGTCGCCTACCTTCAAGACAAAGAGACGCACAGCCCTCCGTGTGTGTGAGGACAGTGCGGGCAACTCGTATGTCAGAG ATCTAAAGTGGATCAATGTTCACAACTTAGAGGAGGCATGCAAAATTCTCAGAGTTGGAAATAAAAACCGAAGTGCTGCTTCCACTAAGATGAACCATTCATCAAGCAGAAG ccacagCATATTTACCATCAAATTACTGAGAATTGATGGAACTGTGGTTCAGAGTATGTCAGA ACTCTCTCTGTGTGACCTGGCTGGCTCGGAAAGATGCGGCAAAACTAAGACATTTGGGGAGAGGCTGAAGGAAGCAGGGAACATCAACAACTCTCTGCTCATCCTGGGGAAATGCATCGCTGCCCTGCGCAGCAACCAGAGTGATGG GATGAAGAACGGCTATATTCCCTTCAGGGAGAGCAAACTGACCCGTCTCTTCCAGTCCATCTTCTGTGGGAAGGGCCGAGCCTCCATGATTGTGAACATCAATCAGTGTGCATCCACATATGACGAAACTCTCCACGTCATGAAGTTCTCTGCCATCGCCAAGCAG GTGGTCCAACTGATCCCAACAAAGTCTCTAGAGTCTCTAACCCCGCGGCTGGTGGGGCGCGATGGGAAGCCTCTGCTGAAGAACGGGGTCATCGACGACCAGGCTCTAGAGCACTACCTGTCTGAAGAAGAGCTGCTGGATGAAGATGAAGCAGACATGTCCATTTTACCCCAGGAG GATCTCCTGAATGTGATCGAGAATCTCAGGACCAAGCTCCTGGCTGAGCGACGGAAGAACTTGGTCCAGGAGATTGACATCCGCAAGGAGATGGGAGACGCTATGCTGCAGCAACTCATGGAGAGCGAGGAACTCAGGAA TCGTCAGGTGGCTGAGCTGAAGGAGAGCTACCAGGAGAAGCTGGAGAACACATTTGAGATGTACAAGGATGCCCTAAAGGACCATGCCTACCAGCGGGCGCTGGAGCGCGTAGAGGATGATTACGTACCCCTTGATGAGTTCATCGCTGAGCAGGAGAAAGTAGAG GCACTAGAACAGAAGCTGTCTGAGATGGAACGGAAGCTGTCAGGTTCCACAGTGGGTTCATTTATGGTTCCAACCAAAGATAACTCGAGCCAGACAGAGAGCAtctcaccaccaccacctgtGGCTATGGAGGAAGGGTCAACGG AAGTCTCAGCAGGTGATGTCATCACAGCTGTTTCCAAAGATGCAGAGAGATGCAAACTCCTTTTGAAAGAAAAAAGTGCAGTGGAGAAACTCTGTGAGCAGAAACAAGCG CTGATTGTGTCTTTGGAAAAAAGGATAACAGTTCTGAATGATGCACTACGTGAGGCCGGAGACTGCTTCTTTGAAAAAACGGCAGAAATAGAGACTTTACATAAGAAGCTAGCTGACCAG CGTCATATCTCTGTTTCTCAGGCACAGGATCTGGAGAGTATAGGTAAGGGCAATCTGGAGAAGGACAAAGAACTGGCGGCGTTAAAAGAAGAGCTGGCCAAGCTATCCCAGAAGTCCCCTGTCCAGTCCAAGCCCAAGCGTGGTTTCATGGCCAACATTAGGCAATCTGTGACGTCGCCACGAACAAGCACCATTGCCAGGACACTGAGGAAATCTGTCAGGACCACACCCTTGCTGAAAAAGCCCTTCCACTAA